Genomic DNA from Salvia miltiorrhiza cultivar Shanhuang (shh) chromosome 1, IMPLAD_Smil_shh, whole genome shotgun sequence:
TTCATCTTGTTGAATGTTGAGAGCTGTGTCATCAATTTATAATGATCAATAGATGGCAGAGAACTTTAGTGCCTCACCATAACTATACTGACAATTATCTATTGCAAATTAAGATGAAATGTGCAGTTGCTTCATCTGAGTTCATTTTCAACTTTCAATCAATGTTTTCTTTTATCATGCAATAATGCATTGCAGAGAAGGAATACAGTTGAAGAGCGCAATGACTATATCACACTTGTTCAACTTGTATAGTTACATGAGAAATTTTGTAGGTTTGTTCACAGTATTCCCTAATCTCATGCAGTATTTGTTGAGGTCTGACTTCAGCTCCAACCACAACGTGACAAGATAAGACGTGCTTACCTGACGTGATGGCCCAGATATGAAGATCGTGAACATCGCGAACTCCTGTGATTAGTTTAAGACCATTTTCAAGACGAGCAGAATCGATGTCCGATGGCGCCCTCTCCATCAGCACATGGAATATATCCCTCAAAATGGTGAAAGTGGTGCTTAGAGCAAAAGTGGTGAACAAAAGAGTGCAAATCAGATCGGCCACTAGCCATTTTGGTTTTATCCATATAAAAACACCAGCAACCATTGCAGCAATGGATTGTATGCAGTCACATATTATATGCAAGTATGCCCCTCGAATGTTGATGTTTAACATGTGACTGCTCCCATGAGGACTTGAGACGAGATTCGTACTTTCTTCATCTCCTGTTCttgattcttcttcttcatgGTTATGGCCATCGTCCTTGCAGTTATGGTGAGAATGGCTGTGGTGGTGAGAATGGGCGTGGTGAGAGTGACCGTGGTGAGAATGGTCGTGGCCAAGCCATAGAACCAAGATGATATTAACCACCAAGCTGAAGGCAGCAATTCCAAACATGAGTCGGCCATTCACTTCTGTTTGCTTTGTAATAAGCCTTTTGATCGCTTCATAGATCAAAGATACAGACATGACCCATATCAGCTGCACCGATATTAGTGCTCCAATAACTTCTACACGGTGGTATCCAAAAGAATGTTCTGGTGTTGCCATCCAACCAGAAACCCAAACAGTGAAGAGAGAAATGGAGAATCCAGCAATATCAGACAGCAAGTGAGCTGCATCAGTAAGAATAGCTAAGCTGTTGGCTTTCAGACCTCCAACAATCTCGATTACCATGACTATAAGGTAACAGAGTATAAGCCCACCAAGTTTGATAGCTGTCTTTGATCGTTGTGCTGAATCCGACTGACTGTAGTCGTGCTCTGAGAATGGACAAGTGTTGCTGCACGAGAACTTGTGGTCTTGAGGGAGATTAGTAAGTTCTGGTCCAATGGCTATCTCCTGTCCCATCTGCAAATGAGAATTCATCCAAGAAACATGTCAACCAACAAACTTTTCAATAAAAGGACCAATAAACTAAGTCTATCCCTCGTGTAATTCCATACTACAAAATTTATCACCTgggaaaataatgaaaaaatgcaaattaaaacaaaaaggACACACATATCTTAAATTTTCATTCACGAGTCATTTACCATATTTGCTAAGCATTCTACATAAGCTAATACACTCgattcttttaaaatatatgGCATAGCTTCAGCAGTGCTTTGTTATCAAATGCAAACTTCTTACCTCAGCCTCCTTCCTCGACCCTTCAAACCTTGAGAAAGGAATGGCTGCAATGCCCCAGTACTCAATCAAATCTCACAATTCTTCAATTGCAGCCAAATTCGAAGCTTCAGAAACCAAGAAAAAGTTGAACCGAGCAACCTAATCAAATCGATACAATGCATAAGTTAAGAAATGTACAACAGATTATAAGGAACCAGATCCAGTATCACATAAATCAACCACACAAGTGCTCAATGTAAGAGGAAAGCTATTCATCATACAAAACTAATTGAGACAACTGCTCCTGATTATCAGGAGACAGTTTTAACATGAAGTAACAATTTCAAAGATGTGCCCCATTTTATCAGGAAACGACTTCTAATCACAAAACTGATTCAGACAGGTACAGCAATGTTTGAGGAAAGAAAGGTCACCATCACACAACTGATTCAGACAGTTCATTTTCACACAACTCATTCAAGACTATCAAGAATGTTATCAATACAATCAAAGATATGTAAACAAGGAAAACCTTTAAACATTAGCCAAAAAAAGTAAGCAAATAACTAATTCAAAGAAGTGCAAGTTCTACAGTTCCAGACAATTTATTAATCAGGTACTGCGATGTTTGAGGAAACAAAGGTCACCATCACACAACGGATTCAAGAGGTTATCACACAACTGATTTGAGGCGATCGAGAATGTTAGTatcaaaaaaatcaaacataCTTTAAACAAGGGAAACCTTTTAAGATTATCCAAAATAAGTTAAGAATTAACTAATTCAAAAGAAGTGCAAGTGTTCCAGTTTATCACAAAACCGATTCAGCCAATTTATTATCACACTACTGATTAAGAACATTGCCAACATAGTCAGACATACATAATaagcaagaaaaaaaattaatgattaaCCAAAAAAGAGTAAGCAAAATCAGGTCTTTTAGGTTCTACAGAGAATCAGGGGTTGTATACAACGCCAATCTTCAACAAgataaaattgcaaaaaaatcaGCAATCAGAAACAGAAAAAAAGGAACAAAATCATAAATCTTTGGAAAATAGAAAAACGGCTAAATATTATGAATGATAAAAAAGTTCAGACAGAAGTCAATTGAGATCGACCATTCATTGAAAGaagattaaaaacaaaaaacaaaaaacaaggTATATACAGTCAATTAAGGGAATCAAGAAACATTGCTCACACGAACAATAATATGCGACAAAAGTTGATGCCATTACTTTATCGCCTCCCATTATAAAGGACGAGACAAAGGGCGGCGACTGCTGAATCGAAGAAACTTGAATGAAAGCAGaatatatgcatttatttatactTTCCCAAAATTCGATCAGATCTTCAGAACATCAGTTGgcaaattaaaatgaatttgaGATTTGCTCGTATGTTGATAGCCGTTGAATTTAGTTTTACTTGCTTCTGTTGCACagtaaaaatttaatttatttatttatcaggCAATACAATTTATTTAGGACATACAAagggtttttaaaaaaaattaaaaaaataaaataaaactggAAGAACAATGTTTATTTATCTTTCAGTCTCAGACGACTAAAAACAGTATATTTAATTTTGACAaattcttacatgtttatttatCTTTCAGTCTTGGACGACTAAAAACGGTATTTACTTTTGACAAATTCTTGCATGCGCTCTTCCCTAGAACTAGTGcgcaacccgtcgaaattcgacgggaaattattttaacttattatataaattatttttaagtttatttaatttaaggtaatatagttgaaattatattaatttgaatcatatttctcaattaaatgttaaccttttgttagaataataaatattctttttatttagatttttatttaataatattttgaaaaatgtatcgatattaaaatttttatttcatctgagcatcatctcgtttgAACCTcgtaggatcatatcataatctaaatttcggaagacgacaactaacgtttgaacatcagacatttgagtatcatctcgtctagaccttaaaatacaaaaaatgaacttttatgcgtcaagtttttttaacattactatctggagctttaaaaatcaaagttgacttgtgagattgtatgatttggagcttctaacatcataactaacttgtaaacatcattttgtatggaacttgaaaaaatcttgacaaacttttatgcattattagttttaaatattataattgggttccaagaatcatctaGTTTGGagttaaaaaaaacaaatttaacttgtgtgtatcatctcatttgaactttgaatgaccacaattaagttacaagaattatcttgtgtgtagctttaaagatcattatcatctttagcttgtaagatcataactaacttctaaacatcatcttgtatgcagcttgaaaattcttgacaattttttgtgcattatttcatgtggagcttgatttattctttcaattgagtttcgagcatcatttcgtttaaaatttgaaagaataaaatgaactcgtgaacattaattatcttcaaatcttgagtttcgagcatcattccgtctgaaaattgaaagaataaaattgactcgtgaatattatcttgtttgaagtttgaaagaccataactaagttttgaaaatcatctcgtgtgtagcttaacaaagttgacacgagattcaaattgtattaatttatttagtaatttaattgataaattttcataaaaaatctatgttgaatccaaattttattttaaaaattttatgcaaaatatattattttataatcaaattaaattgaagaaataatttacttaatcaaaccaatttattttttcaaattaaattaattagaccatgtatttaattaaataattttggtaaaattaaattgacaaaacaattcaaattgtattagtctcaattattccgccaattaaatgtagatttttaatttggagagcaagagcttattcttgtataagttttattttggcgaaatcttataaaaatactcaatgtgaaatgaggtgatttatatgaattcttcactcgaattgagattattataaatttgatacatgattaaagatttataatatattttaatatcatatcctctattgttctttatctaaattcttcatttatgcattactaatttcataatttattattattattattattattattattattattattattattattattattattattattattattattattattattgtagtaatggacgaacagaaacaaataaagtttgcagaaatgaaaaatatatttttcttccctatataaataaaatgtatggatttattttataaaaaataaaaataaaattttaattattttgatagatataaaataagattttgttttaaagtaagcagtttatagaatttgtgccttattatgcaaacatgtaaatcaatgaccagacccgtttataatttacatatacgtgcatgtctcaattcaaacttaatttaaaattaattttattgaaaattaagaatatatatatatatatatatatatatatatataatatattgcaacatatacatataatatgtacgctattgagaaatataaaattaatactacaatatacatctaatcactaacattcaattaaaataatttatcttatatagattataatttttttcttatcaaacatgtaattctaatttttatctagaaaaaataaataataaaatttattaatttagattatatgtaatgttattattattattattataaatgtatatatatatatatatatacatttattattaattatatttattatgattaatgaatctttatatagaatgtaatagttaattaattaataaatgatgaagattatatatggtaaattttgaaatggtgagattctagatatgccacataggttaaggcttaatcctattatataatagatgcgTTTTCCTAcacataattttcacaattttacccttataacatgtactccctccgtcccaaacgaaatggtctatttcttttcggcacggagattaagaaatgtgtataaagtaaataaagtgggttggtggaaattatttaaatattaagtatagatagagagtgtattgccaaaaaaggaaacagaacATTTCGTTTGGaacagcccaaaaagaaaaacaagacatttcgtttgggacgagTGGAGTATTATTTACCTACAATCTATTTAAAATTCCCTCTAATATaggactctttctccactattAATACTTCAAACAATTTTTCATTAAACTCCGTGTCGTGGTCAATCATACATATTTATGAGAGACGGAGTAAATATTAAATTCTAAAATCATGACTAACGAGTCGGAGGTGAGCATTCAGCTCTCAGAGACCAAAATGGCTACCGAGAGCGGCCCATTGGTCTCACAGCTGCCTGAAGAGTGATGTCATGCAGGCTGTGATCCAGCTGCTCTGCCTCCTCACTATCGTGAAGATGTTTTCGATGATAATAACCTTCAAGCAGGCCTCCACCATCTCTCTCTACGGCTTCAGCTTCTCGCTCTACTCCAAATGATCATTTTTCGACTCTTTTCATGAATAAGtgttttttaataatttttgtagtttttattttattttttgaaaattatgtaTTTGTGTTAATGACGAATATTATAAATAGGAGTACATTTTTTGTCTTAGTagatgatactccctccgtccgccaa
This window encodes:
- the LOC131006782 gene encoding metal tolerance protein B isoform X1, encoding MGQEIAIGPELTNLPQDHKFSCSNTCPFSEHDYSQSDSAQRSKTAIKLGGLILCYLIVMVIEIVGGLKANSLAILTDAAHLLSDIAGFSISLFTVWVSGWMATPEHSFGYHRVEVIGALISVQLIWVMSVSLIYEAIKRLITKQTEVNGRLMFGIAAFSLVVNIILVLWLGHDHSHHGHSHHAHSHHHSHSHHNCKDDGHNHEEEESRTGDEESTNLVSSPHGSSHMLNINIRGAYLHIICDCIQSIAAMVAGVFIWIKPKWLVADLICTLLFTTFALSTTFTILRDIFHVLMERAPSDIDSARLENGLKLITGVRDVHDLHIWAITSGKHVLSCHVVVGAEVRPQQILHEIREYCEQTYKISHVTIQVEQV
- the LOC131006782 gene encoding metal tolerance protein B isoform X2, coding for MNSHLQMGQEIAIGPELTNLPQDHKFSCSNTCPFSEHDYSQSDSAQRSKTAIKLGGLILCYLIVMVIEIVGGLKANSLAILTDAAHLLSDIAGFSISLFTVWVSGWMATPEHSFGYHRVEVIGALISVQLIWVMSVSLIYEAIKRLITKQTEVNGRLMFGIAAFSLVVNIILVLWLGHDHSHHGHSHHAHSHHHSHSHHNCKDDGHNHEEEESRTGDEESTNLVSSPHGSSHMLNINIRGAYLHIICDCIQSIAAMVAGVFIWIKPKWLVADLICTLLFTTFALSTTFTILRDIFHVLMERAPSDIDSARLENGLKLITGVRDVHDLHIWAITSGKHVLSCHVVVGAEVRPQQILHEIREYCEQTYKISHVTIQVEQV